The Henckelia pumila isolate YLH828 chromosome 2, ASM3356847v2, whole genome shotgun sequence genome includes a window with the following:
- the LOC140881020 gene encoding 7-deoxyloganetin glucosyltransferase-like gives MGSQGEALQKPHAVCIPYPAQGHVNPMLKLAKILHNKGFHITFVNTEFNHRRLLRARGHDALNGLAGFRFEAIPDGLPDSDADATQDIPSLCESTTTTCIGPFRDLLAKLNDTASSKAPPVSCIVSDGVMSFTVQAAEELGIPEVLFWTPSACGFYAYTQYVKLIDKGYTPLKDESYLTNGYLDTIIDEIPSMEGIRLRDLPSFLRTTSPDDYMIKFVLAETERAKRASAIVLNTFEDLEGDVLKQLSLFLPPIYAIGPLQFLEEQYENKGLELLGSNLWKEEPECLEWLDSKEPNSVVYVNFGSITVMTPDQLVEFAWGLANSNQTFLWIIRPDLVSGEKAILPPEFLEATKERSLMGNWCPQEKVLNHPSVGGFLTHSGWNSTLESICSGVPMICWPFFAEQQTNCWYSRTHWGIGMEIDNNVKRDEVGSLVVELMSGDKGKDMKRRAMEWKRLAQESAQSSSRQNLDKVVDQVLLSHKR, from the exons ATGGGTTCCCAAGGTGAAGCACTACAGAAGCCTCATGCAGTTTGCATACCATATCCAGCACAAGGCCATGTAAATCCAATGCTAAAACTAGCCAAAATCCTCCACAACAAAGGCTTCCATATCACCTTTGTTAACACCGAGTTCAACCACCGGCGGCTCCTCCGGGCACGAGGCCACGATGCCTTAAACGGGCTTGCGGGATTTCGATTCGAGGCGATTCCCGATGGCCTTCCGGATTCGGATGCCGATGCCACCCAAGATATTCCTAGTCTTTGTGAATCTACCACAACTACTTGTATCGGTCCGTTCAGAGATCTTCTTGCTAAGTTGAATGACACCGCTTCGTCGAAAGCCCCGCCGGTGTCGTGCATAGTTTCCGATGGCGTGATGAGTTTCACCGTCCAAGCTGCTGAAGAACTAGGCATTCCCGAAGTCCTTTTCTGGACCCCTAGTGCGTGTGGGTTCTATGCTTACACACAGTATGTTAAGCTCATTGACAAGGGATATACTCCGCTTAAAG ATGAGAGCTACTTGACCAATGGGTACTTGGACACAATCATAGATGAGATTCCAAGCATGGAAGGAATTCGTTTGAGAGATCTTCCAAGTTTCCTGAGAACCACAAGCCCAGATGATTACATGATCAAATTTGTTCTGGCTGAAACAGAGAGAGCCAAGAGAGCTTCTGCTATTGTGCTCAACACGTTCGAGGACCTCGAAGGAGATGTTCTAAAACAACTTTCTTTATTTCTACCCCCGATTTACGCTATCGGGCCTCTGCAATTTCTGGAAGAACAATACGAGAACAAGGGATTAGAGCTTCTGGGATCAAATCTATGGAAAGAGGAGCCGGAGTGTCTCGAATGGCTGGACTCAAAAGAGCCGAATTCTGTTGTTTATGTCAACTTCGGAAGCATAACCGTGATGACTCCCGATCAACTCGTGGAGTTTGCTTGGGGGCTTGCTAATAGCAACCAAACTTTTTTATGGATCATAAGGCCGGATCTTGTTTCAGGGGAGAAGGCCATTCTCCCACCAGAGTTTCTTGAAGCGACGAAAGAAAGATCTCTGATGGGAAATTGGTGCCCTCAAGAGAAAGTTCTGAATCACCCTTCGGTGGGAGGATTCTTGACTCACAGCGGATGGAACTCGACTCTGGAAAGCATATGCAGCGGGGTGCCCATGATCTGTTGGCCGTTTTTCGCGGAGCAACAGACAAACTGCTGGTATTCCCGCACACATTGGGGCATAGGCATGGAGATTGACAATAATGTGAAGAGGGACGAAGTGGGGAGTCTTGTTGTAGAGTTGATGAGTGGTGACAAAGGGAAAGATATGAAGAGAAGGGCTATGGAGTGGAAGAGATTGGCTCAAGAATCTGCTCAAAGTTCGTCTCGCCAGAATCTTGACAAGGTTGTCGATCAAGTGCTTCTGTCTCACAAACGTTAG